One window of the Pan troglodytes isolate AG18354 chromosome 12, NHGRI_mPanTro3-v2.0_pri, whole genome shotgun sequence genome contains the following:
- the GPATCH11 gene encoding G patch domain-containing protein 11 isoform X1, translated as MRSARFAALNRGEQRAVRYYSHMKLNMAEEEDYMSDSFINVQEDIRPGLPMLRQIREARRKEEKQQEANLKNRQKTLKEEEQERRDIGLKNALGCENKGFALLQKMGYKSGQALGKSGGGIVEPIPLNIKTGKSGIGHEASLKRKAEEKLESYRKKIHMKNQAEEKAAEQFRMRLKNKQDEVKLEGDLRRSQRACQQLDVQKNIQVPREAWYWLRLEEETEEDEEEKEQDEDEYKSEDLSVLEKLQILTSYLREEHLYCIWCGTAYEAVHSLLSGIQEEQLVPTLTV; from the exons ATGCGCAGCGCGCGCTTTGCGGCGCTGAACCGGGGCGAGCAGAGAGCTGTCAG ATACTATAGCCATATGAAGTTGAACATGGCAGAAGAAGAGGACTATATGTCTGATTCCTTCATTAATGTCCA AGAAGATATCAGACCAGGATTGCCAATGCTAAGGCAAATCCGAGAAGCCCGtcgaaaagaagaaaagcaacaggaagccaatttgaaaaacaggcagaagactttaaaagaagaagaacaagaaagaCGTGACATTGGGTTGAAGAATGCACTAGGCTGTGAAAACAAAGGGTTTGCCTTGCTCCAAAAGATGGGCTATAAAAGTGGTCAGGCACTTGGCAAGAGTG GGGGTGGTATTGTTGAACCAATTCCTCTCAATATCAAAACAG GGAAAAGTGGCATTGGTCATGAGGCATCATTAAAACGGAAAGCAGAGGAAAAATTGGAAAGCTACAGAAAAAAGATTCACATGAAAAACCAAGCTGAAGAAAAAGCTGCAGAACAGTTTCG aATGCGACTTAAAAATAAGCAAGATGAAGTGAAGCTAGAAGGAGATCTCAGAAGAAGCCAGCGAGCCTGTCAACAATTGGATGTCCAGAAA AATATTCAGGTTCCCAGGGAAGCATGGTACTGGTTGAGGCTTGAAGAGGAGactgaagaagatgaagaagaaaaagaacaggatGAAGATGAATATAAGAGTGAAGATTTAAGC GTACtggaaaaattacaaatattgacTAGTTATTTAAGAGAAGAACATCTATATTGTATTTGGTGTGGAACAGCTTATGAAG CAGTGCACTCACTACTTTCTGGTATACAAGAAGAACAGCTTGTCCCCACTCTTACAGTATAA
- the GPATCH11 gene encoding G patch domain-containing protein 11 isoform X3, which yields MRSARFAALNRGEQRAVRYYSHMKLNMAEEEDYMSDSFINVQEDIRPGLPMLRQIREARRKEEKQQEANLKNRQKTLKEEEQERRDIGLKNALGCENKGFALLQKMGYKSGQALGKSGKSGIGHEASLKRKAEEKLESYRKKIHMKNQAEEKAAEQFRMRLKNKQDEVKLEGDLRRSQRACQQLDVQKNIQVPREAWYWLRLEEETEEDEEEKEQDEDEYKSEDLSVLEKLQILTSYLREEHLYCIWCGTAYEAVHSLLSGIQEEQLVPTLTV from the exons ATGCGCAGCGCGCGCTTTGCGGCGCTGAACCGGGGCGAGCAGAGAGCTGTCAG ATACTATAGCCATATGAAGTTGAACATGGCAGAAGAAGAGGACTATATGTCTGATTCCTTCATTAATGTCCA AGAAGATATCAGACCAGGATTGCCAATGCTAAGGCAAATCCGAGAAGCCCGtcgaaaagaagaaaagcaacaggaagccaatttgaaaaacaggcagaagactttaaaagaagaagaacaagaaagaCGTGACATTGGGTTGAAGAATGCACTAGGCTGTGAAAACAAAGGGTTTGCCTTGCTCCAAAAGATGGGCTATAAAAGTGGTCAGGCACTTGGCAAGAGTG GGAAAAGTGGCATTGGTCATGAGGCATCATTAAAACGGAAAGCAGAGGAAAAATTGGAAAGCTACAGAAAAAAGATTCACATGAAAAACCAAGCTGAAGAAAAAGCTGCAGAACAGTTTCG aATGCGACTTAAAAATAAGCAAGATGAAGTGAAGCTAGAAGGAGATCTCAGAAGAAGCCAGCGAGCCTGTCAACAATTGGATGTCCAGAAA AATATTCAGGTTCCCAGGGAAGCATGGTACTGGTTGAGGCTTGAAGAGGAGactgaagaagatgaagaagaaaaagaacaggatGAAGATGAATATAAGAGTGAAGATTTAAGC GTACtggaaaaattacaaatattgacTAGTTATTTAAGAGAAGAACATCTATATTGTATTTGGTGTGGAACAGCTTATGAAG CAGTGCACTCACTACTTTCTGGTATACAAGAAGAACAGCTTGTCCCCACTCTTACAGTATAA
- the GPATCH11 gene encoding G patch domain-containing protein 11 isoform X6, with amino-acid sequence MKLNMAEEEDYMSDSFINVQEDIRPGLPMLRQIREARRKEEKQQEANLKNRQKTLKEEEQERRDIGLKNALGCENKGFALLQKMGYKSGQALGKSGGGIVEPIPLNIKTGKSGIGHEASLKRKAEEKLESYRKKIHMKNQAEEKAAEQFRMRLKNKQDEVKLEGDLRRSQRACQQLDVQKNIQVPREAWYWLRLEEETEEDEEEKEQDEDEYKSEDLSVLEKLQILTSYLREEHLYCIWCGTAYEAVHSLLSGIQEEQLVPTLTV; translated from the exons ATGAAGTTGAACATGGCAGAAGAAGAGGACTATATGTCTGATTCCTTCATTAATGTCCA AGAAGATATCAGACCAGGATTGCCAATGCTAAGGCAAATCCGAGAAGCCCGtcgaaaagaagaaaagcaacaggaagccaatttgaaaaacaggcagaagactttaaaagaagaagaacaagaaagaCGTGACATTGGGTTGAAGAATGCACTAGGCTGTGAAAACAAAGGGTTTGCCTTGCTCCAAAAGATGGGCTATAAAAGTGGTCAGGCACTTGGCAAGAGTG GGGGTGGTATTGTTGAACCAATTCCTCTCAATATCAAAACAG GGAAAAGTGGCATTGGTCATGAGGCATCATTAAAACGGAAAGCAGAGGAAAAATTGGAAAGCTACAGAAAAAAGATTCACATGAAAAACCAAGCTGAAGAAAAAGCTGCAGAACAGTTTCG aATGCGACTTAAAAATAAGCAAGATGAAGTGAAGCTAGAAGGAGATCTCAGAAGAAGCCAGCGAGCCTGTCAACAATTGGATGTCCAGAAA AATATTCAGGTTCCCAGGGAAGCATGGTACTGGTTGAGGCTTGAAGAGGAGactgaagaagatgaagaagaaaaagaacaggatGAAGATGAATATAAGAGTGAAGATTTAAGC GTACtggaaaaattacaaatattgacTAGTTATTTAAGAGAAGAACATCTATATTGTATTTGGTGTGGAACAGCTTATGAAG CAGTGCACTCACTACTTTCTGGTATACAAGAAGAACAGCTTGTCCCCACTCTTACAGTATAA
- the GPATCH11 gene encoding G patch domain-containing protein 11 isoform X5 yields the protein MPHLPHSYLQETREERLRGGLVLRKRSRHVLLFPTRREFPIESALGNWWEPRSGSPTLVGGRMRSARFAALNRGEQRAVREDIRPGLPMLRQIREARRKEEKQQEANLKNRQKTLKEEEQERRDIGLKNALGCENKGFALLQKMGYKSGQALGKSGGGIVEPIPLNIKTGKSGIGHEASLKRKAEEKLESYRKKIHMKNQAEEKAAEQFRMRLKNKQDEVKLEGDLRRSQRACQQLDVQKNIQVPREAWYWLRLEEETEEDEEEKEQDEDEYKSEDLSVLEKLQILTSYLREEHLYCIWCGTAYEDKEDLSSNCPGPTSAAHD from the exons ATGCCCCACCTCCCGCACTCCTACCTGCAGGAAACAAGGGAAGAGCGCTTGCGCGGAGGGCTGGTCTTGCGCAAGCGCAGTCGCCACGTCCTCCTATTCCCCACCCGCCGCGAATTTCCAATAGAGTCTGCACTCGGAAACTGGTGGGAGCCGAGGTCCGGAAGTCCGACGCTGGTCGGTGGGCGCATGCGCAGCGCGCGCTTTGCGGCGCTGAACCGGGGCGAGCAGAGAGCTGTCAG AGAAGATATCAGACCAGGATTGCCAATGCTAAGGCAAATCCGAGAAGCCCGtcgaaaagaagaaaagcaacaggaagccaatttgaaaaacaggcagaagactttaaaagaagaagaacaagaaagaCGTGACATTGGGTTGAAGAATGCACTAGGCTGTGAAAACAAAGGGTTTGCCTTGCTCCAAAAGATGGGCTATAAAAGTGGTCAGGCACTTGGCAAGAGTG GGGGTGGTATTGTTGAACCAATTCCTCTCAATATCAAAACAG GGAAAAGTGGCATTGGTCATGAGGCATCATTAAAACGGAAAGCAGAGGAAAAATTGGAAAGCTACAGAAAAAAGATTCACATGAAAAACCAAGCTGAAGAAAAAGCTGCAGAACAGTTTCG aATGCGACTTAAAAATAAGCAAGATGAAGTGAAGCTAGAAGGAGATCTCAGAAGAAGCCAGCGAGCCTGTCAACAATTGGATGTCCAGAAA AATATTCAGGTTCCCAGGGAAGCATGGTACTGGTTGAGGCTTGAAGAGGAGactgaagaagatgaagaagaaaaagaacaggatGAAGATGAATATAAGAGTGAAGATTTAAGC GTACtggaaaaattacaaatattgacTAGTTATTTAAGAGAAGAACATCTATATTGTATTTGGTGTGGAACAGCTTATGAAG ATAAAGAAGACCTATCTTCAAATTGTCCAGGACCAACTTCTGCAGCTCATGACTAA
- the GPATCH11 gene encoding G patch domain-containing protein 11 isoform X4 has protein sequence MRSARFAALNRGEQRAVRYYSHMKLNMAEEEDYMSDSFINVQEDIRPGLPMLRQIREARRKEEKQQEANLKNRQKTLKEEEQERRDIGLKNALGCENKGFALLQKMGYKSGQALGKSGKSGIGHEASLKRKAEEKLESYRKKIHMKNQAEEKAAEQFRMRLKNKQDEVKLEGDLRRSQRACQQLDVQKNIQVPREAWYWLRLEEETEEDEEEKEQDEDEYKSEDLSVLEKLQILTSYLREEHLYCIWCGTAYEDKEDLSSNCPGPTSAAHD, from the exons ATGCGCAGCGCGCGCTTTGCGGCGCTGAACCGGGGCGAGCAGAGAGCTGTCAG ATACTATAGCCATATGAAGTTGAACATGGCAGAAGAAGAGGACTATATGTCTGATTCCTTCATTAATGTCCA AGAAGATATCAGACCAGGATTGCCAATGCTAAGGCAAATCCGAGAAGCCCGtcgaaaagaagaaaagcaacaggaagccaatttgaaaaacaggcagaagactttaaaagaagaagaacaagaaagaCGTGACATTGGGTTGAAGAATGCACTAGGCTGTGAAAACAAAGGGTTTGCCTTGCTCCAAAAGATGGGCTATAAAAGTGGTCAGGCACTTGGCAAGAGTG GGAAAAGTGGCATTGGTCATGAGGCATCATTAAAACGGAAAGCAGAGGAAAAATTGGAAAGCTACAGAAAAAAGATTCACATGAAAAACCAAGCTGAAGAAAAAGCTGCAGAACAGTTTCG aATGCGACTTAAAAATAAGCAAGATGAAGTGAAGCTAGAAGGAGATCTCAGAAGAAGCCAGCGAGCCTGTCAACAATTGGATGTCCAGAAA AATATTCAGGTTCCCAGGGAAGCATGGTACTGGTTGAGGCTTGAAGAGGAGactgaagaagatgaagaagaaaaagaacaggatGAAGATGAATATAAGAGTGAAGATTTAAGC GTACtggaaaaattacaaatattgacTAGTTATTTAAGAGAAGAACATCTATATTGTATTTGGTGTGGAACAGCTTATGAAG ATAAAGAAGACCTATCTTCAAATTGTCCAGGACCAACTTCTGCAGCTCATGACTAA
- the GPATCH11 gene encoding G patch domain-containing protein 11 isoform X2, whose protein sequence is MRSARFAALNRGEQRAVRYYSHMKLNMAEEEDYMSDSFINVQEDIRPGLPMLRQIREARRKEEKQQEANLKNRQKTLKEEEQERRDIGLKNALGCENKGFALLQKMGYKSGQALGKSGGGIVEPIPLNIKTGKSGIGHEASLKRKAEEKLESYRKKIHMKNQAEEKAAEQFRMRLKNKQDEVKLEGDLRRSQRACQQLDVQKNIQVPREAWYWLRLEEETEEDEEEKEQDEDEYKSEDLSVLEKLQILTSYLREEHLYCIWCGTAYEDKEDLSSNCPGPTSAAHD, encoded by the exons ATGCGCAGCGCGCGCTTTGCGGCGCTGAACCGGGGCGAGCAGAGAGCTGTCAG ATACTATAGCCATATGAAGTTGAACATGGCAGAAGAAGAGGACTATATGTCTGATTCCTTCATTAATGTCCA AGAAGATATCAGACCAGGATTGCCAATGCTAAGGCAAATCCGAGAAGCCCGtcgaaaagaagaaaagcaacaggaagccaatttgaaaaacaggcagaagactttaaaagaagaagaacaagaaagaCGTGACATTGGGTTGAAGAATGCACTAGGCTGTGAAAACAAAGGGTTTGCCTTGCTCCAAAAGATGGGCTATAAAAGTGGTCAGGCACTTGGCAAGAGTG GGGGTGGTATTGTTGAACCAATTCCTCTCAATATCAAAACAG GGAAAAGTGGCATTGGTCATGAGGCATCATTAAAACGGAAAGCAGAGGAAAAATTGGAAAGCTACAGAAAAAAGATTCACATGAAAAACCAAGCTGAAGAAAAAGCTGCAGAACAGTTTCG aATGCGACTTAAAAATAAGCAAGATGAAGTGAAGCTAGAAGGAGATCTCAGAAGAAGCCAGCGAGCCTGTCAACAATTGGATGTCCAGAAA AATATTCAGGTTCCCAGGGAAGCATGGTACTGGTTGAGGCTTGAAGAGGAGactgaagaagatgaagaagaaaaagaacaggatGAAGATGAATATAAGAGTGAAGATTTAAGC GTACtggaaaaattacaaatattgacTAGTTATTTAAGAGAAGAACATCTATATTGTATTTGGTGTGGAACAGCTTATGAAG ATAAAGAAGACCTATCTTCAAATTGTCCAGGACCAACTTCTGCAGCTCATGACTAA
- the GPATCH11 gene encoding G patch domain-containing protein 11 isoform X8: MSRKSGIGHEASLKRKAEEKLESYRKKIHMKNQAEEKAAEQFRMRLKNKQDEVKLEGDLRRSQRACQQLDVQKNIQVPREAWYWLRLEEETEEDEEEKEQDEDEYKSEDLSVLEKLQILTSYLREEHLYCIWCGTAYEDKEDLSSNCPGPTSAAHD; this comes from the exons ATGTCCA GGAAAAGTGGCATTGGTCATGAGGCATCATTAAAACGGAAAGCAGAGGAAAAATTGGAAAGCTACAGAAAAAAGATTCACATGAAAAACCAAGCTGAAGAAAAAGCTGCAGAACAGTTTCG aATGCGACTTAAAAATAAGCAAGATGAAGTGAAGCTAGAAGGAGATCTCAGAAGAAGCCAGCGAGCCTGTCAACAATTGGATGTCCAGAAA AATATTCAGGTTCCCAGGGAAGCATGGTACTGGTTGAGGCTTGAAGAGGAGactgaagaagatgaagaagaaaaagaacaggatGAAGATGAATATAAGAGTGAAGATTTAAGC GTACtggaaaaattacaaatattgacTAGTTATTTAAGAGAAGAACATCTATATTGTATTTGGTGTGGAACAGCTTATGAAG ATAAAGAAGACCTATCTTCAAATTGTCCAGGACCAACTTCTGCAGCTCATGACTAA
- the GPATCH11 gene encoding G patch domain-containing protein 11 isoform X7 yields MKLNMAEEEDYMSDSFINVQEDIRPGLPMLRQIREARRKEEKQQEANLKNRQKTLKEEEQERRDIGLKNALGCENKGFALLQKMGYKSGQALGKSGGGIVEPIPLNIKTGKSGIGHEASLKRKAEEKLESYRKKIHMKNQAEEKAAEQFRMRLKNKQDEVKLEGDLRRSQRACQQLDVQKNIQVPREAWYWLRLEEETEEDEEEKEQDEDEYKSEDLSVLEKLQILTSYLREEHLYCIWCGTAYEDKEDLSSNCPGPTSAAHD; encoded by the exons ATGAAGTTGAACATGGCAGAAGAAGAGGACTATATGTCTGATTCCTTCATTAATGTCCA AGAAGATATCAGACCAGGATTGCCAATGCTAAGGCAAATCCGAGAAGCCCGtcgaaaagaagaaaagcaacaggaagccaatttgaaaaacaggcagaagactttaaaagaagaagaacaagaaagaCGTGACATTGGGTTGAAGAATGCACTAGGCTGTGAAAACAAAGGGTTTGCCTTGCTCCAAAAGATGGGCTATAAAAGTGGTCAGGCACTTGGCAAGAGTG GGGGTGGTATTGTTGAACCAATTCCTCTCAATATCAAAACAG GGAAAAGTGGCATTGGTCATGAGGCATCATTAAAACGGAAAGCAGAGGAAAAATTGGAAAGCTACAGAAAAAAGATTCACATGAAAAACCAAGCTGAAGAAAAAGCTGCAGAACAGTTTCG aATGCGACTTAAAAATAAGCAAGATGAAGTGAAGCTAGAAGGAGATCTCAGAAGAAGCCAGCGAGCCTGTCAACAATTGGATGTCCAGAAA AATATTCAGGTTCCCAGGGAAGCATGGTACTGGTTGAGGCTTGAAGAGGAGactgaagaagatgaagaagaaaaagaacaggatGAAGATGAATATAAGAGTGAAGATTTAAGC GTACtggaaaaattacaaatattgacTAGTTATTTAAGAGAAGAACATCTATATTGTATTTGGTGTGGAACAGCTTATGAAG ATAAAGAAGACCTATCTTCAAATTGTCCAGGACCAACTTCTGCAGCTCATGACTAA